The following are from one region of the Strix uralensis isolate ZFMK-TIS-50842 chromosome 4, bStrUra1, whole genome shotgun sequence genome:
- the SEPSECS gene encoding O-phosphoseryl-tRNA(Sec) selenium transferase isoform X1, with amino-acid sequence MNAENFGSSERLVTAAYVRQGAQGRRAHELRLRALLEQGKCPEDGWDESTIELFLHELAIMDSNNFLGNCGVGEREGRVASGLVARRHYRLIHGIGRSGDISAVQPKAAGSSLLNKLTNSVVLDIIKLAGVRTVTNCFVVPMATGMSLTLCFLTLRHKRPKAKYIIWPRIDQKSCFKSMITAGFEPVVIENVLEGDELRTDIEAVEAKIKALGAENILCVHSTTSCFAPRVPDRLEELAVICANYDIPHIVNNAYGVQSSKCMHLIQQGARVGRIDAFVQSLDKNFMVPVGGAIIAGFNESFVQEISKMYPGRASASPSLDVLITLLSLGASGYKQLLKERKEMFSYLSSELKKLADNHNERLLDTPHNPISLAMSLKNLDENNDVAVTQLGSMLFTRQVSGARVVPCGSVQTVNNYTFKGFMSHANDYPCAYLNAASAIGIKKQDVDVFLKRLDKCLKTSKKEAKKEKSVNEISNCNTDTEQLEA; translated from the exons atGAACGCGGAAAACTTCGGCTCCAGCGAGCGGCTGGTGACGGCGGCCTATGTGCGCCAGGGGGCGCAGGGCCGCCGCGCGCACGAGCTGCGCCTGCGGGCGCTGCTGGAGCAG GGAAAATGTCCTGAAGATGGATGGGATGAAAGCACCATTGAACTGTTTCTTCATGAACTTGCTATAATGGATAGCAATAACTTTCTGGGCAACTGTGGCGTgggtgagagggaaggaagagtggCATCAGGACTTGTCGCCCGAAGGCATTACAG GTTGATCCATGGAATTGGAAGGTCAGGTGATATTTCTGCAGTCCAGCCTAAAGCTGCAGGGTCTAGCCTTTTGAACAAACTTACTAATTCCGTAGTTCTGGATATTATAAAGCTGGCTG GTGTCCGGACAGTGACCAATTGCTTTGTGGTTCCTATGGCAACAGGCATGAGTCTAACTCTGTGCTTTTTAACATTGCGGCACAAGAGACCAAAGGCAAAATACATTATTTGGCCACGTATAGACCAGAAATCTTGCTTCAAATCAATGATAACTGCAG GTTTTGAGCCTGTGGTGATAGAAAACGTATTAGAAGGTGATGAGCTACGGACAGACATCGAAGCAGTGGAAGCTAAAATCAAGGCTCTTGGTGCTGAAAATATTCTTTGTGTGCATTCTACAACGTCTTGCTTTGCTCCAAGGGTACCTGATAG GCTGGAGGAACTGGCTGTAATTTGTGCAAATTATGACATTCCCCATATTGTCAACAATGCATATGGAGTTCAGTCTTCCAAATGTATGCATCTTATCCAGCAG GGTGCTCGAGTAGGCAGAATAGATGCTTTTGTTCAGAGCTTGGACAAAAATTTCATGGTTCCAGTAGGTGGCGCTATCATTGCTGGCTTCAACGAGTCGTTCGTGCAGGAGATCAGCAAAATGTATCCAG gaagagcatctgcctctccttccttagATGTCCTCATTACACTTCTGTCTCTAGGTGCCAGTGGCTACAAACAGCtactgaaagagagaaag gagatgTTTTCCTATCTTTCAAGTGAGCTGAAGAAGCTGGCAGATAACCACAATGAGAGACTGTTAGACACGCCACATAATCCCATTTCCTTAG CCATGTCACTGAAGAATCTAGATGAAAATAATGATGTTGCTGTTACCCAGCTTGGATCTATGCTTTTCACAAGACAAGTTTCTGGAGCAAG ggTTGTTCCCTGTGGGTCTGTACAAACAGTGAATAACTACACTTTTAAAGGATTTATGTCACATGCAAATGACTATCCCTGTGCTTACCTCAATGCTGCCTCTGCAATTGGAATTAAAAAGCAAGATGTAGATGTATTCCTAAAAAGACTCGACAAGTGTTTGAAAACTtctaaaaaagaagcaaagaaagaaaaaagtgtgaatgAAATAAGTAATTGTAATACAGACACAGAACAACTTGAAGCCTAG
- the SEPSECS gene encoding O-phosphoseryl-tRNA(Sec) selenium transferase isoform X2, giving the protein MDSNNFLGNCGVGEREGRVASGLVARRHYRLIHGIGRSGDISAVQPKAAGSSLLNKLTNSVVLDIIKLAGVRTVTNCFVVPMATGMSLTLCFLTLRHKRPKAKYIIWPRIDQKSCFKSMITAGFEPVVIENVLEGDELRTDIEAVEAKIKALGAENILCVHSTTSCFAPRVPDRLEELAVICANYDIPHIVNNAYGVQSSKCMHLIQQGARVGRIDAFVQSLDKNFMVPVGGAIIAGFNESFVQEISKMYPGRASASPSLDVLITLLSLGASGYKQLLKERKEMFSYLSSELKKLADNHNERLLDTPHNPISLAMSLKNLDENNDVAVTQLGSMLFTRQVSGARVVPCGSVQTVNNYTFKGFMSHANDYPCAYLNAASAIGIKKQDVDVFLKRLDKCLKTSKKEAKKEKSVNEISNCNTDTEQLEA; this is encoded by the exons ATGGATAGCAATAACTTTCTGGGCAACTGTGGCGTgggtgagagggaaggaagagtggCATCAGGACTTGTCGCCCGAAGGCATTACAG GTTGATCCATGGAATTGGAAGGTCAGGTGATATTTCTGCAGTCCAGCCTAAAGCTGCAGGGTCTAGCCTTTTGAACAAACTTACTAATTCCGTAGTTCTGGATATTATAAAGCTGGCTG GTGTCCGGACAGTGACCAATTGCTTTGTGGTTCCTATGGCAACAGGCATGAGTCTAACTCTGTGCTTTTTAACATTGCGGCACAAGAGACCAAAGGCAAAATACATTATTTGGCCACGTATAGACCAGAAATCTTGCTTCAAATCAATGATAACTGCAG GTTTTGAGCCTGTGGTGATAGAAAACGTATTAGAAGGTGATGAGCTACGGACAGACATCGAAGCAGTGGAAGCTAAAATCAAGGCTCTTGGTGCTGAAAATATTCTTTGTGTGCATTCTACAACGTCTTGCTTTGCTCCAAGGGTACCTGATAG GCTGGAGGAACTGGCTGTAATTTGTGCAAATTATGACATTCCCCATATTGTCAACAATGCATATGGAGTTCAGTCTTCCAAATGTATGCATCTTATCCAGCAG GGTGCTCGAGTAGGCAGAATAGATGCTTTTGTTCAGAGCTTGGACAAAAATTTCATGGTTCCAGTAGGTGGCGCTATCATTGCTGGCTTCAACGAGTCGTTCGTGCAGGAGATCAGCAAAATGTATCCAG gaagagcatctgcctctccttccttagATGTCCTCATTACACTTCTGTCTCTAGGTGCCAGTGGCTACAAACAGCtactgaaagagagaaag gagatgTTTTCCTATCTTTCAAGTGAGCTGAAGAAGCTGGCAGATAACCACAATGAGAGACTGTTAGACACGCCACATAATCCCATTTCCTTAG CCATGTCACTGAAGAATCTAGATGAAAATAATGATGTTGCTGTTACCCAGCTTGGATCTATGCTTTTCACAAGACAAGTTTCTGGAGCAAG ggTTGTTCCCTGTGGGTCTGTACAAACAGTGAATAACTACACTTTTAAAGGATTTATGTCACATGCAAATGACTATCCCTGTGCTTACCTCAATGCTGCCTCTGCAATTGGAATTAAAAAGCAAGATGTAGATGTATTCCTAAAAAGACTCGACAAGTGTTTGAAAACTtctaaaaaagaagcaaagaaagaaaaaagtgtgaatgAAATAAGTAATTGTAATACAGACACAGAACAACTTGAAGCCTAG